A single genomic interval of Desulfobacteraceae bacterium harbors:
- a CDS encoding PqiC family protein, whose product MKHAFSALKILCALSLPVLALSGCLFRTSDPVTFYTLSPMPQTAGQTGAVPGTLLAVLPVAIPTVIDRPQIVTRADDNRILMSDTHYWGGSLGDNFTRVLVANLGSLLAAKKVNVLSDAHAPDEAYRLSVVVGQFDGRLADTVRLNASWTLKEPKGQKTLAVGNSVVQEAVTGGGYDELVAAASRAVAALSREIAAEFEKLR is encoded by the coding sequence ATGAAACACGCCTTCTCGGCACTGAAGATCCTTTGTGCGCTGAGCCTGCCGGTTTTGGCGCTCAGCGGGTGTCTGTTCCGGACCAGCGACCCGGTCACCTTCTATACCCTGAGCCCCATGCCCCAGACGGCTGGGCAGACCGGAGCCGTCCCGGGGACCCTCCTGGCGGTGCTGCCGGTGGCAATCCCCACCGTGATCGACCGCCCGCAGATCGTCACCCGTGCCGACGACAACCGCATCCTGATGTCCGATACCCATTATTGGGGCGGCTCGCTGGGAGACAACTTCACCCGCGTGCTGGTGGCCAATCTGGGCAGCTTGCTGGCGGCAAAAAAAGTGAACGTGCTCTCCGATGCCCATGCCCCCGACGAAGCCTACCGCCTGAGCGTCGTGGTGGGCCAGTTCGACGGCCGGCTGGCGGACACGGTCCGACTGAATGCAAGCTGGACCCTCAAGGAGCCGAAGGGTCAGAAAACCCTGGCGGTGGGCAATTCGGTCGTCCAGGAGGCGGTGACGGGTGGCGGATATGATGAGCTGGTGGCCGCGGCAAGCCGGGCGGTTGCCGCGCTGAGCCGCGAGATCGCCGCCGAATTCGAAAAGCTGCGGTAA